The genomic DNA GCGGTGGTGACGAGTCCCGACCGACACGTCATAAGATCATCTGGCCTGCTGCGCCGAGACCTGCGGCGACGAGTAGAATGCGGATGATGCCCCAATGCAGTCGGAACGCCAGAAAGGCGCACAAGAGGAACAGCGCCAGTGCGTGCCATTCAATTGTGGCCAGCTCTGGCTGCCAAAGCGTAATTGGCCCCAGTTGCTGCCGCGTAACCCTTGCGAACAAGACGTGCAGTGCGAACCAGATAGAAAGGTTGAGGATGACGCCCACAACCGCAGCCGTGATCGCTTTGAGAGCACCCTTCAGCCGGGGCTGGTTTGAGATCCATTCGATGTAGGGGGCACCTGCGAATATCCAGAGAAAGCAAGGCGCGAACGTTACCCAGAGCGCCACGAGGGCAGCCGCTGCTCCGAGCAGAAGTCCGCCGTCCTTGAAGCCTGCCAGAAAGCCGACGAATTCGGTAACGAGGATCAAAGGGCCGGGCGTGGTCTCTGCCAGTCCCAGGGCATCCACCATTTCCTGCGGCGACAGCCATCCGAATTGAACCACGACGTCCTGCGCCATATACGCAAGGACGGCGTAAGCTCCGCCAAATGTCACAACGGCGAGCGTCGAGAAAAACTTGCCAACCTGAACCAGAATGTCTGGGGCTCCTGACGATGTCAGGATCAAAAGCGGAAGCAGCCAGATCGACAGCCAGATGCCGATCGTGCGACCGGTTTTGGCGAACGAGACATGCGACATGTTGATGACCTGACCCTGCGTATCAGCGGTTGCCATGAACCACCCCACAAGACCCGCCATCAGAACGATCAACGGATAGGGGATCGACAGAAAGAAGATGCCCACGAAGGCAAGCCCCGCAACTACCCAGTGCCACCTTTGCGACAGTGCCTTCTTCGCGACGCGCAGCAACGCCTCGACGACGATGACCAGAACGGCGGCCTTGATGCCGTAGAACAGCGCCGCGACAAGGGGCACGTTGCCGTAGACACTGTAGATGGCGGCAAGCGCCATGATGACCGTCGCACCGGGAACAACGAACAGCAGTCCGGCAATCAGTCCTCCCAAGGTGCCGTGAAGCCGCCAGCCCGCATAGGTCGCCAGTTGCATGGCCTCCGGCCCGGGCAGAAGCATGCAGAAACTCAGGGCGTTGAGGAACTGGTCCTCGGTCAGCCATTTGCGGTCGTCGACAACCTCCTTGTGCATGAGCGCGATCTGGGCAGCAGGACCGCCGAAAGACAGAATGCCGATCTTCCACCAGACGCGGGTCGCTTGTGCTAGAGAGGGTTTATCGTTCGCAATGATGTTTATGGGTTGTGGCATGATCTATGCCTTGCCCGTTGCAGCGGGCCAATCGTGACCTTCGCCAGTCGCGTCGCGTGCCCAGCGATAGAAAGCGTCGTATAGCGTCATGCCGGCCTCGAGCTGGTCCAGATCGTCGCGGAACATCCGAGAGAGGCCGAGTGACACTGCAAGAAGTCCTGCCGCCTCCGGTGCCAGATCGTGGCTGTCGGTGTCGGCCCCACGCACGACGGTTGCCAACCTGGAGAGGGCATCGTTGCGAATGCCGAACTCCTCAATCATCGTATCGAACGTGCATGCAGCACCCCGGTGGCTCCAGAATACACCCTCGATGTCGAAGGGCGCGGCATCGAACTTTTCGGCCACGCCATTTACCTGCGACGCCGCCACGAACAGGAACTGCGCTTTCGGGTCGACAAAGCGACGGATGAGCCAGGGACAGGCGATCCGGTCGATCTTGGGCCGGTGACGGGTCACCCAGACCGTCCTGCCCAAGGTGTCAAGCGGCGGCAACTTTTCCGTCGACACCGTGGGAGGCCCGGCGTCTCGCCAACCGAAGTGCCCCCCTTCGAGAATTTCCGCACGCACGCCCGCAGCGCGCAATACCGCGGCTGCACCATGGCTGATCTTGTGGCCCTTCTGACAGTAGACGACGATCGCCTGTTCGTTGAGGGCGTCGGCCAGATCAGCCACCTTTGCAAAAGGGTGGCGATACGCACTTGGGATCAGGGTCGGGTCTGCGTTAAAATCCTCGTCGGTGCGCACGTCGATCAGCACGGGGCAGTCGGGTGTGCCCACCAGTCGGGACAGGGTCGATACGGAAATCTCGCTAAATGACGCCATGAAGCATCCTCCAAATGTGAGATCGAAACTGGAAGGATGCGAGATTGGGCTGACGCCTCACGGGGTTCTCACAAACCCCTGATCTTCATTCATAGGAACTTTTCCTGAGGTCGTCAAATGCGATAGACTTCCGGCACCGCGACACGGTCAATGGAAGATTTACTGACGCTGCATCTTTAGCTTCTGCAACAGAAATATCTAGTTTGTTTGACCTCGTTCTTAATAAAACTCCTGATGCTGACATTCGCCGCTTTGCAGAAATCTAGTAAGGAGAGATCGAATCGGAAATCCGACCACATCAGCGCCAAGCTTATGAGGCAAGAATAAATTTTGCCGGTTGCATCTCTTCCATCCGGACTTCCAGCCACCGGATGTAGCCGTTCAGGTTCTTCGTCGCTGGCCCACAGAAGGGCTTAATGAACCTGCCGTAGCTGGCGTGCAGCGAGTTCACATTCTGGATATGATAGCAGCCCGCCGCGACCCGTGTGCCAGGCTTACTTCCGACTACGAAGTGCTCAAGGCAGCGTTCCGCCGCGAGTTTCTTGTCGCCGTTGCCTCCGTGCGAGCAGAGCACGGCATCGCCTGGGACTAAGGGGTTCATCGCGCGTTCCACGGTCGCGCCCTTGCGGTTCGTTAATCTACGAAAGAGCCGTGCGCCGCCGCGGTCGGCATCCGTAAGAATGGGCAGCCGCCACCTTGACAGGCCGCGCATCATCTTCAGTCCTTGTGGCATGAAGTCTTTGAGTTGGCAAAAAATGGCGATTTCATTTCCGTCACAACGATCATCAGCGATCCGCTATTGTGACGGGACATCTCTCAGGCGGACGTTGGAGGGAACAGTGCCTCCAGATCGTTTCTTAAATATTGCATGACAACTGACTGTTCGGTTTTGTCATTCGAGATAAATTCGATAAATCTTGCATTTTGCACGTTGAAGAGCGCCCACCCCAAATGAACGGGGTCGGCCGTGATGCGCATTTTCTTGTCATTCAAGCGGCCAATCTCTCGGATCAGAACCTGTGCCAGACGATCGTCTAGCTCATGATACAGCTTTCCGAACCTCGGTTCCGTCGCGCTGACAGAGGCCGAAATAACCTGCCGCCAGATCGCCTTGTCGAGGTGGGTCAGGGTATGCGCGCAGATAATATCGAAGAAGCGTAAAACCAGTTCGGACACGTTTTCCGGATGTCCAACCAGATCTCGCGCAAGTGTGTCGATCAACGCGCTGTCACTTTCGGCAACGAGCGCCAAAAGGATGTTGGATTTCGTGCCATAGTAATTGTGAACGGTGACGCCGGATATGCCTGCGATCTCTGCGATGGCTTCGATCGTGATGTTTTCGATGCCCGCCTTTTCAAAGAGGCTTTTCGCGGCGGCGATGATGCGCTCTCGGCGATCCTCCTTTTGCCGTTCGCGGAGCCCGGTGGTGCGAATATCTGTCATAGACCGTGTTGTCCTGCGACATGATCTGAGGGTCAACATAAAAAGTTGTCTAGGTAAAAAATTTAGTGGACTAAAATTTTTTACCTCATATGGTTCTCTAAATCATCGCATATGGAGATCAGGATGCCACGTAGCCCATTTGTCTTTGCAATTGCTGTAACCACCTGCGCAGGCGGCGCTGCGTGGGCGCAAGAGACTGTAAATGTCGGGATGTGTGTCTCGTGGCCTGGCTACGCGATGCTGGAGGTTGCCCGGGAGAAGGACCTGATACCCGGCTACGACTTGAACCTTACGATCTTCGAGGATCCGATCGGGGGCCATTCTGCCTTGGCCGCGGGACAAATCGATGTCTATGGCTGCACGGCTGACTATATCCCTGTGGCAATTGCGGCTGATTTGAACACGGTCAACGTTGCATACCTCAATCCATCCTTTGGTGTGGATCACATCATTCTGGCTGAAGGGATTGAACCGGCTGATTTAAAGGGAAAAAAGGTTGCCGCGCCTCAGGCCTATATTGGCGAGTTGCTGATGGGACTGTGGCTCGACCGCGTTGGTATCGCGCCTGGCGATGTCGAATGGGTCAATCTTAACGCTGATGAAGCAGTCGGACCAATGTTGTCTGGCGACCTCGCCGCAGCATACATGTATGAACCGTGGATCGGCACTGTGCTGGCTGCCGCGCCTGGCGCACGATCTGTCGTGAATACAACCGATCCCGAGATGCTTAAAACAGGCATCTTCATGGACTCGCTTTACATGAACAAGACTTTCATTGCCGATCACCGCGAAGCCGCCCTTGCCGTGCTGAAGGCGGAATGGGACGGACGGCAATACTGGCACGACAACGTTGAAGAAACAAATGGCTTGATCGCGTCTTATTTGAAGTGGTCGCCAGAAGACGTGGCATCCGTAATCGGCACGAATGGCAAAAGCGTCGAGGGTGGAAACTACACCTTCGATTTCGATGAATCCGCCCGCACCTGCGGTGTGTTGGACGGCGAGCCTCCTTTCGGTCTAGCGAACGGATCGATGGTCAGTTCGGTTGCACTGACGAACGAATGGTGGGTCAAGTTGGGACTAATGACTGAAACAGTTGACCCGGCTGCCGGCATTGACTGCAGCCTGATGTCTGATCTCGTGGCGCAGGGCTACCGCCAAGCCTTCGCGGCAAACTGAAGTGCGACGCTTCGCGGCGCGAGCTGCGGAGGGTCCCAAACCCGAGGTTGCAAAGACAATGGCCGACGCGGGTAGATCATCCCGGCGACTTCAAGTGCGCGTCCCGGTGTCGCCACGTCAGGGCGCTGTTTCAGCGATTGGGATCTGGGTTGTGTTTTTTGGCGTCTGGTTGGCTGCGACTTCGGCGGGATTGGTCAATCCAATTCTTGTGCCGTCGCCGGTCAGTGTGTTTAGCGCAATATATGACCTTTTCGCCAATCAGGGCTTTGGATCCGATGTTTTGATTTCACTCATGCGGGTCGTGGTGGCCTTCGCGATGGCCTGTGCCGTTGCAGTGCCCCTGGGCGTCGTAATGGGGACCTTTCCTGCGGTAGATGCGGTGTTTGGTCCCTTTGTGTCGGCGTGGCGGTATCTACCGGCGCCGTCGTTCATTCCGATACTTTTGATGTGGTTCGGCACCGGAGAAGCACCGAAGCTGGCCCTGCTCTTCCTTGGGGTAATCTTCTTTCTTGTAACCTTGATCGCAGATCACACCAAAGAGGTCCGCAAAGAACTGGTCGAGACTGCGCTGACGCTGGGAGCTGGTCGCGGCGTCACCTTGCTGCGGGTCATTCTCCCCGCGGCACTTCCCAATATTGTGGTCGCTATGCGGCAGATGCTCGCTGTGGTGTGGACCTATCTTGTGATTGCTGAAATCGTTGCTTCGTCAACGGGTATCGGTGCGATGATGATGCGGGCGCGGCGGTTTTTGCGCACGGATGAAATTCTTGCCGGCATCGTTGTGATTGGCGCTTTGGGGCTGATTTGCGACATAGCCTTTGCGATTTTGCACCGCCGTCTGTTCCCTTATCTGCGCGGAGTGCGCTGATGACCGAGTCACTGTTGACGTTGCAAAACGTGACGAAAACCTTTCGGTTGCCATCTGGCGACGACCTGACAGCAGTAGACGACGTGTCATTCAATATCGACGCGGGATCAGTCTGCGTCCTGTTGGGTCCGTCCGGCAGCGGGAAATCAACAATCCTGCGCATGATCGCGGGTCTGGAAACCCAGACCTCTGGTGTGATCCAGATTGGCGGTCAGCAGATTGACGGGCCAGGGCAGGACCGGGGAATGGTGTTTCAGGCCTATACTTCGTTCGATTGGATGTCAGTCGGCAAGAATGTCGAATTCGGAATGCGCGTGAATGGTGTGCCTGTGGCTGAACGGCGGGAACGGGCGGCCCATTTCATTGATCTCGTCGGACTGACAAAATTCATCGATACTTATCCGTCGACGCTGTCGGGGGGGATGCGCCAGCGAGTCGCCATCGCGCGCACTCTGGCAAACGCGCCAAAGGTGCTGCTGATGGACGAACCGTTTGGCGCATTGGACGCCGAAACGCGTTGGCAAATGCAGGAACTGATGATGGACATTGCGCAGGCATCTGGCACGACGATGGTCATCGTGACCCATGATATTGAGGAAGCCATCTTTCTGGCTGACAAGATTATTTTCCTGTCAAGCCACCCGGGCCGGGTCAAGGAAGAGATTTTGCCGGATTTCAAGCCCCCGACACGGCTCGTCAACAAGGAAGACCTGATTGCACTTGATGGCTATGGCGTGATGGAGAGGAAGATCATGCGCATGATGCGGGAAGAGGGGAAGCACTGATGTCGCTCAACTTCACGGGGCGGACCGTCGTGGTCACCGGATCAAGCCGCGGCATCGGCTTGGGCATCGCAGAGGGTTTTGCCGCAGCAGGGGCGGTCCTGCATTTGATCGCTGATGACATCGCAGTGAACCAATGTGCCGAAACACTCGGCGCGACGGCGGCGGTTGCCGATATCACAGATGCCGATCAAGTTGCCGCAGCCCTCGCACCGCTTAATCGGATCGATGTTTTGATCAATAACGCGGGTCTGGAGCTGATGACGCCGATCGCAGATTCGTCCGGCACCCTGTCGGATGCATTTCGTCGGGTCATCGATGTGAACGTCATTGGCACGACTTTGGTCACGACCGCCGCTTTGGGTCGCATGGGCGCTGGGGGAGCAATCGTTAACACGTCGTCGATTTGGGGTCGCGTGGCGGAACCCGGCTTCGGTGCCTATGTCGCCTCGAAACACGCAATTATCGGGCTGACGAAAACCTGGGCACGCGAACTGGGACCACGCGGCATTCGCGTGAATGCGGTCTGTCCAGGTTGGGTGCGCACGGCAGCGTCCATGCGTTCACTGGCTCACATGGCGGCCGATGCAGGCTTGCCTGAACAGGAACTGCTTGACCGGATCGTTGCCGGTCAATCCCTTTCTGGCCTGATGGAACCGGCGGATATGGCGCCAACCTATCTGTTTCTGGCTTCGGCCATGGCTGCAAACATCACTGGTCAATCGCTGGGCGTCGACCGAGGAGAGGTGCCGTGGTAATGCCGCTTACCGGCAAGGCGGCGATTGTGACCGGCGCAGCCAGCGGGATCGGTCTGGCGACAGCGGTGGCGCTGCGGCAGGCAGGCGCCCGGGTGATCGGACTGGACCTGCAGCCCGGTAATGACATCCTTGCCTGCGATCTGCGTGACGAGGTCCAGATCATCGCGGCAGTGGCACAAGCGCAGGCACATCTGGGCGGAATCGACATTCTTGTGAACAACGCAGGCATCCTGCGGGAACAGCGGCTGGCACAGCTGACCTCAGAGCATATCGATACGATGTTTGCGGTAAATGTGCGTGCAGCGATGCTGGTTGCACGTGAAGTGCTGCCGCATTTGCCCGACGGCGGACGGATCATCAATATCGTGTCAGAGCTTGCCTATCTGGGCCGTGCCGGAGGCGCCGTCTACGCCGGCACGAAGGCGGCCATGATCGGCGTGACGCGGTCTTGGGCCCGCGAATTGGGCCCGCGCATTCTGGTGAACGCCGTCGCCCCAGGTCCAACGGATACACCATTGCTGGGTTTTTCGGCACTGACAGACGATGAGAAGGCTGCGGAAACCGCCAATCCACTGGGTCGCATCGGACAACCAGAAGAGGTTGCTGCCGCGGTCGTGTTCCTTGCGGGACCGGGCGCCACATTTTTTACAGGACAATGCCTTGGTGCCAATGGCGGCGCGGCAATGACATGATGGAACCATTATGACCGAAAGTGTTTTCTACGCCGACCTGCCGTGGCCGGAGGTTGCCGCGCGTGTGGCCGCTGGCGCCCCCATATTCTTGCCCCTCGGCGCGACGGAGCAGCACGGGCGGCATATGGCGCTAAATGTGGACGTTGTTATTCCGACGGCAATTGCCGTGCGGGCTGCGTCGCTTGTCGGTGGTCTCGTTCTGCCGACAGTCGCATATGGCAACCGGTCGCAGCCCAAGACCGGCGGCGGCCCTCGTTTTCCAGGCACGTTGAACCTGACGGCCCATACTTTTGCGCTGATCGTGCGAGACGTGATCTGCGATCTTTATCGGCAGAATGTGCGTAAAATCGTGACCGTCAACGGCCACTTTGAAAACATTGGGCCAACCATCGAAGGAATAGAATTGGCACTCGACGCACTGGGCCGAGATGTCGTGCGCGACCTTGTCATCCTGCGGGTCGATCACTGGGACATGGTTCAGCCGCAGACCTTGGACCGAATTTTTCCTGACGGTTATCCTGGGATCGAGCTGGAGCACGCTTCAGTCATCGAAACATCGATCATGTTGGCGCTGCGACCGGAACTGGTGGATCTGGCTCGCGCGACCCACGACGGGCCTGCAAACTTTCGACCCTACGACCGCTATCCGCGCCCCAGCGACGAGGTGCCGGACTCTGGTGTGCTTTCATTGACTGAAGGGTCATCGGCCGAAAAAGGGGAGTGGCTGCTGGCCGACAGTGTGAATGGCATTGTCGCCATGATCGAAAG from Loktanella sp. M215 includes the following:
- a CDS encoding chromate resistance protein ChrB domain-containing protein, which produces MASFSEISVSTLSRLVGTPDCPVLIDVRTDEDFNADPTLIPSAYRHPFAKVADLADALNEQAIVVYCQKGHKISHGAAAVLRAAGVRAEILEGGHFGWRDAGPPTVSTEKLPPLDTLGRTVWVTRHRPKIDRIACPWLIRRFVDPKAQFLFVAASQVNGVAEKFDAAPFDIEGVFWSHRGAACTFDTMIEEFGIRNDALSRLATVVRGADTDSHDLAPEAAGLLAVSLGLSRMFRDDLDQLEAGMTLYDAFYRWARDATGEGHDWPAATGKA
- a CDS encoding SDR family NAD(P)-dependent oxidoreductase; the protein is MSLNFTGRTVVVTGSSRGIGLGIAEGFAAAGAVLHLIADDIAVNQCAETLGATAAVADITDADQVAAALAPLNRIDVLINNAGLELMTPIADSSGTLSDAFRRVIDVNVIGTTLVTTAALGRMGAGGAIVNTSSIWGRVAEPGFGAYVASKHAIIGLTKTWARELGPRGIRVNAVCPGWVRTAASMRSLAHMAADAGLPEQELLDRIVAGQSLSGLMEPADMAPTYLFLASAMAANITGQSLGVDRGEVPW
- a CDS encoding ABC transporter permease; the encoded protein is MADAGRSSRRLQVRVPVSPRQGAVSAIGIWVVFFGVWLAATSAGLVNPILVPSPVSVFSAIYDLFANQGFGSDVLISLMRVVVAFAMACAVAVPLGVVMGTFPAVDAVFGPFVSAWRYLPAPSFIPILLMWFGTGEAPKLALLFLGVIFFLVTLIADHTKEVRKELVETALTLGAGRGVTLLRVILPAALPNIVVAMRQMLAVVWTYLVIAEIVASSTGIGAMMMRARRFLRTDEILAGIVVIGALGLICDIAFAILHRRLFPYLRGVR
- a CDS encoding SDR family NAD(P)-dependent oxidoreductase; translation: MPLTGKAAIVTGAASGIGLATAVALRQAGARVIGLDLQPGNDILACDLRDEVQIIAAVAQAQAHLGGIDILVNNAGILREQRLAQLTSEHIDTMFAVNVRAAMLVAREVLPHLPDGGRIINIVSELAYLGRAGGAVYAGTKAAMIGVTRSWARELGPRILVNAVAPGPTDTPLLGFSALTDDEKAAETANPLGRIGQPEEVAAAVVFLAGPGATFFTGQCLGANGGAAMT
- a CDS encoding TetR/AcrR family transcriptional regulator — protein: MTDIRTTGLRERQKEDRRERIIAAAKSLFEKAGIENITIEAIAEIAGISGVTVHNYYGTKSNILLALVAESDSALIDTLARDLVGHPENVSELVLRFFDIICAHTLTHLDKAIWRQVISASVSATEPRFGKLYHELDDRLAQVLIREIGRLNDKKMRITADPVHLGWALFNVQNARFIEFISNDKTEQSVVMQYLRNDLEALFPPTSA
- a CDS encoding creatininase, whose product is MTESVFYADLPWPEVAARVAAGAPIFLPLGATEQHGRHMALNVDVVIPTAIAVRAASLVGGLVLPTVAYGNRSQPKTGGGPRFPGTLNLTAHTFALIVRDVICDLYRQNVRKIVTVNGHFENIGPTIEGIELALDALGRDVVRDLVILRVDHWDMVQPQTLDRIFPDGYPGIELEHASVIETSIMLALRPELVDLARATHDGPANFRPYDRYPRPSDEVPDSGVLSLTEGSSAEKGEWLLADSVNGIVAMIESEFSKGCKA
- a CDS encoding ABC transporter substrate-binding protein produces the protein MPRSPFVFAIAVTTCAGGAAWAQETVNVGMCVSWPGYAMLEVAREKDLIPGYDLNLTIFEDPIGGHSALAAGQIDVYGCTADYIPVAIAADLNTVNVAYLNPSFGVDHIILAEGIEPADLKGKKVAAPQAYIGELLMGLWLDRVGIAPGDVEWVNLNADEAVGPMLSGDLAAAYMYEPWIGTVLAAAPGARSVVNTTDPEMLKTGIFMDSLYMNKTFIADHREAALAVLKAEWDGRQYWHDNVEETNGLIASYLKWSPEDVASVIGTNGKSVEGGNYTFDFDESARTCGVLDGEPPFGLANGSMVSSVALTNEWWVKLGLMTETVDPAAGIDCSLMSDLVAQGYRQAFAAN
- the chrA gene encoding chromate efflux transporter, translated to MPQPINIIANDKPSLAQATRVWWKIGILSFGGPAAQIALMHKEVVDDRKWLTEDQFLNALSFCMLLPGPEAMQLATYAGWRLHGTLGGLIAGLLFVVPGATVIMALAAIYSVYGNVPLVAALFYGIKAAVLVIVVEALLRVAKKALSQRWHWVVAGLAFVGIFFLSIPYPLIVLMAGLVGWFMATADTQGQVINMSHVSFAKTGRTIGIWLSIWLLPLLILTSSGAPDILVQVGKFFSTLAVVTFGGAYAVLAYMAQDVVVQFGWLSPQEMVDALGLAETTPGPLILVTEFVGFLAGFKDGGLLLGAAAALVALWVTFAPCFLWIFAGAPYIEWISNQPRLKGALKAITAAVVGVILNLSIWFALHVLFARVTRQQLGPITLWQPELATIEWHALALFLLCAFLAFRLHWGIIRILLVAAGLGAAGQMIL
- a CDS encoding ABC transporter ATP-binding protein: MTESLLTLQNVTKTFRLPSGDDLTAVDDVSFNIDAGSVCVLLGPSGSGKSTILRMIAGLETQTSGVIQIGGQQIDGPGQDRGMVFQAYTSFDWMSVGKNVEFGMRVNGVPVAERRERAAHFIDLVGLTKFIDTYPSTLSGGMRQRVAIARTLANAPKVLLMDEPFGALDAETRWQMQELMMDIAQASGTTMVIVTHDIEEAIFLADKIIFLSSHPGRVKEEILPDFKPPTRLVNKEDLIALDGYGVMERKIMRMMREEGKH